A genomic region of Devosia ginsengisoli contains the following coding sequences:
- a CDS encoding MarR family winged helix-turn-helix transcriptional regulator, with protein MEPSNTTEASVGYLVYEVARAFRRRFEDEARRHDLTLPQWRALAELARKGGVSQVVLAGAIDADPMTVSGILDRLEKRGLVRREPDPSDSRAKIVRLTDEGLALYDTAKAVGVELYQSAVLGMSPAELDAVANGLTRIRNNLNGPRADQKEDA; from the coding sequence ATGGAACCGTCGAACACGACCGAGGCTTCGGTCGGTTATCTGGTCTACGAGGTCGCCCGGGCCTTTCGTCGTCGTTTCGAGGACGAAGCCCGCCGGCATGACCTGACGCTGCCGCAATGGCGCGCGCTAGCCGAGCTTGCCCGCAAGGGCGGGGTGTCGCAGGTGGTGCTGGCCGGTGCCATCGATGCCGACCCCATGACCGTCAGCGGCATTCTCGATCGGCTGGAAAAGCGGGGCCTGGTCCGGCGCGAGCCGGATCCCAGTGACAGCCGCGCCAAGATCGTCCGCCTGACCGATGAGGGCCTGGCCCTCTACGACACGGCCAAGGCCGTGGGCGTCGAACTCTACCAATCCGCCGTGCTGGGCATGAGCCCGGCCGAGCTCGATGCGGTGGCCAATGGCCTCACGCGCATCCGCAACAATCTCAACGGCCCGCGCGCCGATCAGAAGGAAGACGCCTGA
- a CDS encoding FadR/GntR family transcriptional regulator → MVTRDAPQRTTGDLIASIAGRVPMRNLHSLVLWQLGVAIVGGDYPEGSILPSDTELLARFSVSRTVLREALKTLAAKGMIEARARIGTRVLPRSRWNLFDSDVLAWHFETGPDVALLRSLAEIRIGVEVESAALAAERRSDQQAEALIAIAVGMGEAKTPEEFARADLAFHRMVAEASGNPFMASVSALVELALTAAFTISSPIEDAALTAAAVKSHGRIARAIEAGDAEEARLAMKAVISEGFARASSRMAEGKPARKGRA, encoded by the coding sequence ATGGTCACGCGCGATGCACCGCAAAGGACGACAGGCGACCTGATCGCCTCGATCGCCGGCCGCGTGCCGATGCGGAACCTGCATTCGCTGGTGCTGTGGCAGCTGGGCGTCGCCATTGTGGGCGGCGACTATCCTGAAGGCTCGATCCTGCCCTCCGACACCGAATTGCTGGCGCGGTTTTCCGTGTCGCGCACCGTGTTGCGCGAGGCGCTCAAGACCCTGGCCGCCAAGGGCATGATCGAGGCGCGCGCTCGCATCGGCACACGCGTGCTGCCCCGCTCGCGCTGGAACCTGTTCGATTCCGACGTGCTCGCCTGGCATTTCGAAACCGGGCCGGATGTCGCGCTGCTGCGGAGCCTGGCCGAAATCCGCATCGGTGTCGAAGTGGAATCCGCCGCCCTTGCCGCCGAGCGCCGCAGCGACCAGCAGGCCGAAGCCCTCATCGCCATTGCCGTCGGCATGGGCGAGGCGAAAACTCCCGAGGAATTCGCCCGCGCCGACCTGGCCTTCCACCGCATGGTGGCCGAAGCCTCGGGCAATCCGTTCATGGCCTCGGTCAGCGCCCTGGTCGAACTGGCGCTCACGGCGGCCTTCACCATCAGCTCGCCCATCGAGGATGCGGCCCTCACTGCGGCCGCCGTCAAATCGCATGGTCGCATTGCCCGCGCCATCGAAGCCGGCGACGCCGAGGAAGCGCGCCTCGCCATGAAAGCCGTCATTTCCGAAGGCTTCGCCCGCGCCTCGAGCCGCATGGCCGAGGGCAAGCCGGCGCGCAAGGGCCGGGCCTGA
- a CDS encoding M20/M25/M40 family metallo-hydrolase, with the protein MTTANQTEAVLAHVDAGLNQSLERLYALLRIKSISTDPAYAEECRRAADWIANELRGLGFDAAARPTPGHPVVVAHGPEQAGPHVLFYAHYDVQPVDPLELWHTDPFEPVLKSDDKGRKIIVARGASDDKGQMLTFIEACRAWKEATGSLPLRVSLMLEGEEESGGKNLPPFMEANRAELAAADIALVCDTDMWDRQTPSITTMLRGLVADEIEITCANKDLHSGMFGNAARNPNQVLAEIIASLRAPDGSVTLPGFYDDVAEISPELKAQWQGLGFDEAAFLGEAGLSLPAGEQGRSVLEMLWARPTCEINGMSGGYTGDGFKTVIPAKASAKISFRLVSGMQPDKIRAAFRKHVEERIPADCSVTFHPHGGSPAITVPSDGVHLRRALEGLSGEWGKPAVVTGSGGSIPVAGDFKRILGLDTLLIGFAHVDDQIHSPNEKYDLDSYHRGIRSWVRVLASLAA; encoded by the coding sequence ATGACCACCGCCAACCAGACCGAAGCCGTGCTCGCTCATGTCGATGCCGGGCTGAACCAGAGCCTCGAACGGCTCTATGCGCTGCTGCGCATCAAATCCATCTCGACCGACCCCGCCTATGCCGAGGAATGCCGGCGCGCCGCCGACTGGATCGCCAATGAGCTCAGGGGCCTAGGCTTTGACGCCGCAGCGCGGCCGACGCCGGGCCATCCTGTCGTCGTGGCGCATGGGCCGGAACAGGCCGGGCCGCATGTGCTGTTCTATGCCCATTACGACGTGCAGCCGGTCGACCCACTGGAGCTGTGGCATACCGACCCGTTCGAGCCGGTGCTGAAGAGTGACGACAAGGGCCGCAAGATCATCGTGGCGCGCGGGGCTTCAGACGACAAGGGGCAGATGCTGACCTTCATCGAGGCCTGCCGCGCCTGGAAGGAAGCCACGGGCAGCCTGCCTTTGCGCGTGTCGCTGATGCTGGAGGGCGAGGAGGAGAGCGGCGGCAAGAACCTGCCGCCCTTCATGGAAGCCAACAGAGCCGAACTGGCTGCGGCCGATATCGCTTTGGTCTGCGACACCGATATGTGGGACCGCCAGACGCCATCGATCACCACCATGCTGCGCGGGCTGGTGGCCGATGAAATCGAGATCACCTGCGCCAACAAGGACCTCCATTCCGGCATGTTCGGCAATGCGGCGCGCAACCCCAACCAGGTGCTGGCCGAGATCATTGCATCCTTGCGCGCGCCCGATGGCTCGGTAACCCTGCCCGGCTTTTACGACGACGTGGCCGAGATCAGCCCCGAACTCAAGGCGCAGTGGCAGGGGCTGGGCTTTGACGAGGCAGCCTTCCTCGGCGAGGCCGGGCTATCGCTGCCCGCCGGGGAACAGGGCCGTTCGGTACTCGAAATGCTGTGGGCGCGGCCGACCTGCGAAATCAACGGCATGAGCGGCGGCTATACCGGCGATGGCTTCAAGACCGTGATCCCGGCCAAGGCCAGTGCCAAGATCAGCTTCCGGCTGGTCTCGGGCATGCAGCCGGACAAAATCCGCGCGGCCTTCCGCAAGCATGTCGAGGAACGCATTCCGGCCGACTGCTCGGTGACGTTCCACCCGCATGGCGGCTCGCCAGCCATTACCGTGCCTTCGGATGGTGTGCATCTGCGCCGGGCGCTGGAGGGGCTATCAGGCGAATGGGGTAAGCCGGCCGTGGTGACAGGCTCGGGCGGATCGATCCCCGTGGCGGGCGATTTCAAGCGCATCCTCGGGCTCGACACGCTGCTGATCGGCTTTGCCCACGTGGACGACCAGATCCACTCGCCGAACGAGAAATATGATCTCGACAGCTATCACCGGGGTATCAGGAGCTGGGTGCGGGTGCTGGCGAGCCTGGCGGCTTAG
- a CDS encoding DUF1304 domain-containing protein, giving the protein MSVIALVLIALVALLHIYILILEMFLWTGPRGQKAFNLTPEFAAQTKSLAANQGLYNGFLAAGLIWSLVHPIPEFAWQIAMFFLACVAAAGIFGAATASRKILFIQTVPAVITMLAVMYL; this is encoded by the coding sequence ATGAGCGTCATCGCCCTTGTTCTCATCGCCCTCGTGGCTCTGCTCCACATCTACATTCTCATCCTCGAAATGTTCCTGTGGACCGGTCCGCGCGGCCAGAAGGCCTTCAACCTGACGCCGGAATTTGCCGCGCAGACCAAGTCGCTGGCCGCCAATCAGGGGCTTTACAATGGGTTCCTTGCCGCCGGCCTCATCTGGAGCCTCGTCCACCCGATCCCGGAATTCGCCTGGCAGATCGCCATGTTCTTCCTCGCCTGCGTGGCGGCGGCCGGCATTTTCGGCGCAGCCACGGCCAGCCGGAAGATCCTGTTCATCCAGACCGTCCCGGCGGTCATCACCATGCTGGCGGTGATGTATTTGTAG